One window of Clostridia bacterium genomic DNA carries:
- a CDS encoding glycosyltransferase family 4 protein: MMEIFFSPCSHPGNKYIENITNGLKERNIQIENSELSKGLIGKVLRISRRVFGKKVKVFHYNWLLMLAADKSFRSYIKVFTMMAYFKLLKLFNKKIVWTMHNKIPHECHNMKLMLRWRGFVIKNASKIIIHCRHESLDILKGYLTEEEIKEKAVYIPHGNYIGSYPNSCNNLREALGIDKGDIVFMFVGQISRYKNVDILIKAFSRLKEKNVKLLVCGWTYDPCLEKEIESLCTKDSRIICKKGFIPDEELVSYLNTSDVNVMPFSKKSMLNSGGLILSLSYGKPVILPHIGITKDMGEKEFLFCYDYHGSDEHIRSLHKTMKRFIRVFEDRSHYQELCMEGYEYLKENNGWDSIMSQWVDMYKALEKR, encoded by the coding sequence ATGATGGAAATATTCTTTAGCCCTTGCAGCCATCCCGGGAATAAGTATATAGAAAACATAACAAATGGCTTGAAAGAAAGAAATATACAGATAGAAAATTCTGAATTGTCTAAAGGTCTTATTGGTAAAGTATTGAGAATATCCAGGAGGGTTTTTGGCAAAAAGGTAAAAGTATTTCACTATAATTGGCTTCTTATGCTGGCTGCAGACAAATCCTTCAGGTCATATATAAAAGTTTTCACAATGATGGCTTATTTTAAGCTTCTAAAACTCTTTAATAAAAAAATAGTGTGGACCATGCATAATAAAATCCCCCATGAGTGTCACAACATGAAGCTTATGCTGCGGTGGAGAGGCTTTGTTATTAAGAATGCCAGCAAGATAATAATTCACTGCAGACATGAGAGTCTCGATATTTTAAAGGGTTACTTGACAGAAGAAGAAATCAAAGAAAAGGCTGTATATATTCCGCATGGAAACTATATAGGCAGTTATCCCAATTCCTGCAATAACCTGAGAGAGGCTTTGGGAATAGATAAAGGTGATATTGTATTCATGTTTGTAGGTCAGATAAGCAGGTATAAAAATGTAGATATCCTTATAAAAGCCTTTAGCCGGCTAAAAGAGAAAAATGTCAAACTGCTTGTTTGCGGGTGGACCTATGATCCATGCCTGGAAAAGGAGATCGAATCGTTATGCACAAAAGATAGCCGGATCATATGCAAAAAAGGGTTTATACCTGATGAAGAGCTGGTCAGCTACCTGAATACTTCAGATGTCAATGTGATGCCGTTTAGTAAAAAGAGCATGTTGAATTCTGGTGGTCTGATACTTTCGCTTTCTTATGGAAAGCCTGTTATTCTGCCGCACATAGGTATAACAAAGGATATGGGAGAGAAGGAATTTCTGTTTTGCTATGATTATCATGGTTCTGACGAGCATATCAGAAGTTTGCATAAAACAATGAAGAGGTTCATACGTGTATTTGAGGATAGATCCCATTACCAGGAACTGTGTATGGAGGGGTATGAATACCTGAAGGAAAATAATGGCTGGGATAGTATCATGAGCCAATGGGTGGACATGTATAAGGCATTGGAAAAAAGATAG